The Lewinellaceae bacterium genome has a segment encoding these proteins:
- the pruA gene encoding L-glutamate gamma-semialdehyde dehydrogenase has product MANAFFEVPIAENEPVLSYAPGSPEKAELKAAIAEAKSKQLDLPMFIDGKPVQSGKLVSIHPPHELNHTLGHFHRGEAEHVEMAIEAAMRAKDAWAAMPWEERAAIFLKAADLLAGPYRAKMNAATMLCQSKNAFQAEIDCVAELCDFWRFNVQYMTEIYSVQPESAAGIWNRLEYRPLEGFVFALTPFNFTSIAGNLPGAPALMGNTVVWKPADTEIYSAAVIMEIFEEAGLPAGVINLVFVRGSVAGDVIFNHRDFAGLHFTGSTGVFQTLWKTIGDNISKYKSYPRIVGETGGKDFVIAHPSSNAKQVATALARGAFEFQGQKCSAASRAYIPQSLWPDVKKYLVADLADFKMGSPEDFTNFINAVIDEKAFDSITGYIANAKNSKDVEVIAGGNYDKSKGYFIEPTVLLAKDPKYTTMCEEIFGPVLTIYVYEDSKWEETLHLMDETSPYALTGAVFSKDRAAVIQATDILRNAAGNFYINDKPTGAVVGQQPFGGARGSGTNDKAGSVLNLYRWVSPRTIKETFVSPVDYRYPFLGAK; this is encoded by the coding sequence ATGGCAAACGCATTTTTTGAAGTACCTATCGCAGAGAACGAACCCGTATTGTCCTACGCTCCGGGTTCGCCGGAGAAGGCCGAATTAAAAGCCGCCATAGCTGAGGCTAAATCAAAACAACTCGATCTTCCCATGTTTATTGACGGCAAACCCGTCCAATCGGGTAAATTGGTTTCTATTCATCCCCCACACGAACTGAACCACACGCTGGGGCATTTCCACCGGGGAGAAGCTGAACACGTTGAAATGGCCATCGAGGCTGCCATGAGAGCCAAAGATGCCTGGGCGGCCATGCCGTGGGAAGAACGTGCCGCCATATTCCTCAAGGCTGCAGACCTGCTCGCCGGACCATACCGCGCGAAAATGAATGCGGCCACCATGTTATGCCAGTCCAAAAATGCCTTCCAGGCGGAGATCGACTGTGTGGCCGAGTTGTGTGATTTCTGGCGTTTCAATGTGCAATACATGACGGAAATTTACAGCGTCCAGCCGGAAAGTGCTGCGGGCATCTGGAACCGACTGGAATACCGGCCTTTGGAAGGGTTCGTTTTCGCACTGACGCCTTTCAATTTTACGTCCATCGCAGGAAACCTGCCCGGCGCTCCGGCCCTGATGGGAAATACCGTGGTGTGGAAACCTGCAGATACTGAAATTTACTCCGCCGCTGTCATTATGGAAATTTTTGAAGAGGCAGGTTTACCCGCGGGAGTCATCAACCTGGTTTTCGTCAGGGGTTCTGTTGCAGGGGACGTCATTTTTAACCACCGTGACTTTGCCGGGTTGCACTTTACCGGAAGTACCGGGGTTTTTCAGACCCTTTGGAAGACCATTGGCGACAATATTTCAAAATACAAATCTTATCCCCGTATCGTTGGGGAAACCGGCGGTAAAGACTTTGTTATAGCCCACCCTTCTTCCAATGCCAAACAAGTGGCCACAGCACTTGCCCGTGGAGCTTTTGAATTCCAGGGACAAAAATGTTCTGCGGCTTCACGTGCCTACATTCCTCAAAGTTTGTGGCCTGATGTCAAAAAATACCTGGTAGCGGATTTGGCGGATTTCAAAATGGGAAGCCCGGAAGATTTTACCAATTTCATCAATGCCGTGATCGACGAAAAGGCCTTTGACAGCATCACGGGCTATATCGCCAATGCTAAAAATTCAAAGGATGTAGAGGTGATTGCCGGCGGAAATTATGACAAATCCAAAGGCTATTTTATCGAACCTACGGTTCTCCTGGCTAAAGATCCTAAGTACACCACCATGTGCGAAGAGATTTTCGGCCCCGTGCTGACGATTTATGTATATGAAGATTCAAAATGGGAGGAAACCCTTCATTTGATGGATGAAACGTCTCCTTATGCATTGACCGGAGCCGTCTTTTCAAAGGATCGTGCCGCGGTAATTCAGGCGACAGATATTTTGAGAAACGCTGCCGGTAATTTCTATATCAATGATAAACCAACAGGGGCTGTTGTGGGCCAGCAACCTTTCGGTGGTGCCAGAGGTTCGGGAACAAATGATAAAGCAGGTTCTGTACTGAATTTATATCGTTGGGTTTCTCCACGTACCATTAAGGAAACTTTTGTTTCTCCGGTAGATTATCGTTATCCTTTTTTGGGAGCGAAGTAA